From Aristaeella lactis, the proteins below share one genomic window:
- a CDS encoding L,D-transpeptidase family protein: protein MAVRMRAWLLGVCIACLLLFVMPVLAETEGLKISLPETVKGYTPCEIVIESPVTGEVELKLFDMTQNLWLVRKEQISEGKNTIPWDGLGEYGERMFAGPYRFAAKVKGTDGTERTGTAKFTINGTTQTLVYALPSSETLYLDKGEKWFVECFVSAECLVAMEVKNADGERAYYREEQISNPDGVSIAWAGSIDSKTKIPAGKYTVNMWSKLNPGYVCSFPLTVKETAPPKPAIAPTGSVMPERGMSDEEIWEIMMKPSVVIDSNGTFRRFKLYSKPNTSARAVGTLRCALQGVEVLDVEGAWAHVRASCHEDGQQAEGYLLLKQLTVYSPGTHYGVLIDKREQTLTVYQDGKKVGTVPVSTGLVTPGNTYRETPAGAFLTDVHTGSSFAQEGYRYEYPLRYDGGNYIHGLGFVRNGRARDYSNNLKKLGQKASHGCTRVSLFLQEGCPINMYWLWIHLPYHTRIIVLDD from the coding sequence ATGGCTGTGCGGATGCGGGCGTGGCTGCTTGGAGTATGTATAGCCTGTCTGCTCCTTTTTGTTATGCCCGTTTTGGCTGAAACAGAAGGACTGAAGATCTCCCTGCCGGAGACGGTGAAGGGGTATACGCCCTGCGAGATCGTGATTGAGTCGCCGGTGACGGGAGAAGTTGAACTGAAGCTGTTTGACATGACCCAGAACCTGTGGCTGGTGCGGAAAGAACAGATTAGTGAAGGAAAGAATACGATCCCCTGGGACGGACTGGGGGAATACGGGGAGCGGATGTTCGCGGGGCCTTACCGTTTTGCGGCTAAGGTGAAGGGAACGGATGGAACGGAACGGACGGGCACCGCGAAATTCACCATCAACGGAACAACCCAGACGCTGGTGTACGCGCTGCCTTCCTCGGAGACGCTGTACCTGGACAAGGGTGAGAAATGGTTTGTGGAGTGCTTCGTGTCAGCGGAATGCCTGGTGGCGATGGAAGTGAAGAACGCTGACGGCGAGCGGGCCTATTACCGGGAGGAGCAGATCAGCAATCCGGACGGGGTTTCCATTGCCTGGGCCGGATCCATAGACAGCAAGACCAAGATCCCCGCGGGGAAATACACCGTGAACATGTGGAGCAAGCTCAACCCAGGGTATGTATGCAGCTTCCCGCTGACGGTGAAGGAAACCGCTCCGCCAAAGCCGGCGATCGCGCCTACCGGATCTGTGATGCCGGAGAGGGGCATGTCCGACGAGGAAATCTGGGAGATCATGATGAAGCCGTCGGTGGTGATCGACAGCAACGGTACATTCCGGCGGTTCAAGCTCTATTCCAAACCCAATACTTCCGCCCGGGCAGTGGGAACGCTGCGCTGCGCCCTGCAGGGGGTGGAAGTGCTGGATGTGGAAGGCGCCTGGGCCCATGTGCGGGCTTCGTGCCATGAAGACGGACAGCAGGCGGAGGGATACCTGTTGCTGAAACAGCTGACAGTTTATTCTCCGGGGACGCACTACGGCGTGCTGATCGACAAGCGGGAACAGACGCTGACAGTGTACCAGGACGGGAAGAAGGTAGGAACCGTTCCGGTTTCCACCGGGCTGGTGACTCCCGGCAACACCTACCGGGAAACACCGGCAGGCGCTTTCCTGACAGACGTGCATACCGGGTCCAGCTTCGCCCAGGAAGGATACCGGTATGAATATCCACTGCGGTATGACGGCGGAAACTACATCCATGGTCTGGGATTTGTCCGGAACGGAAGGGCAAGGGACTATTCCAATAATCTGAAGAAGCTTGGACAGAAGGCTTCCCACGGCTGTACACGGGTCAGCCTTTTCCTGCAGGAAGGGTGTCCGATCAACATGTACTGGCTCTGGATCCACCTGCCTTATCATACCCGGATCATCGTCCTGGACGATTAA
- a CDS encoding GNAT family N-acetyltransferase, giving the protein MTTIKTANLILRNWQEADAPALYRICRDEALRKSGVTYIESIQSAGEAIRSRAKDTRFKAVIHRESGELIGFISLGDMNRYKGYAELEYAIAADYRNRGYATEAVKCMVDYGFSKLGLAVIAAWVRSHNAESLRVLEKCAFVFEGRLRKHARDQSDTLCYSILCEEWEDKQKEPQ; this is encoded by the coding sequence ATGACGACTATAAAAACAGCCAACCTGATCTTACGCAACTGGCAGGAAGCCGACGCCCCTGCGTTATACCGGATATGCCGGGATGAAGCGCTCCGCAAAAGCGGTGTGACTTACATCGAATCCATTCAATCCGCCGGAGAAGCGATTCGATCCCGGGCCAAAGATACCCGTTTCAAAGCGGTCATTCATCGGGAAAGCGGTGAACTGATCGGCTTCATCAGTCTGGGAGACATGAACCGGTACAAGGGCTATGCGGAACTGGAATACGCAATCGCGGCAGATTACCGCAACAGAGGATATGCCACAGAAGCGGTAAAGTGCATGGTGGATTATGGATTCTCGAAACTCGGCCTGGCGGTGATTGCGGCATGGGTTCGTTCCCACAATGCTGAAAGCCTCCGGGTTTTGGAGAAATGTGCCTTCGTGTTTGAGGGCAGGCTTCGGAAGCATGCAAGGGATCAGAGCGATACGCTGTGCTATTCCATACTGTGCGAGGAATGGGAGGATAAGCAAAAAGAGCCACAATGA
- the deoC gene encoding deoxyribose-phosphate aldolase, translating to MALTPKDIAAMLDHSTLQPWLTEDDIRRGCEVALKYQTASVCARPCDVPILSEMLKGSPVKVCTVIGFPHGAHQTAIKVAEAKQALAEGCEELDMVINIGKLKHGDADYVENEIRQLAETAHAAGAILKVILETCYLTEEEKILACKLSTKAGADFVKTSTGYGSAGCTIEDLKLMRANTPETMRIKGSGGIRDLDTVLSARAVGASRCGVSATEKIMAEAEKRYAEGTLKEIDTLKEMGGGY from the coding sequence ATGGCTCTGACCCCGAAAGATATCGCCGCAATGCTGGATCATTCAACGCTTCAGCCCTGGCTGACGGAAGACGATATACGACGCGGCTGCGAGGTCGCCCTGAAATACCAGACGGCGAGCGTATGCGCGCGCCCCTGCGATGTGCCGATTCTGAGTGAAATGCTGAAAGGCAGCCCTGTGAAGGTCTGCACGGTGATCGGCTTCCCGCACGGCGCACACCAGACCGCCATTAAGGTGGCCGAGGCGAAGCAGGCGCTGGCGGAGGGCTGCGAGGAGCTGGACATGGTCATCAACATCGGCAAGCTGAAGCACGGCGATGCTGACTATGTGGAGAATGAGATCCGGCAGCTGGCGGAAACCGCCCACGCGGCCGGCGCCATCCTGAAGGTCATCCTCGAAACCTGCTACCTGACGGAAGAGGAGAAGATCCTGGCCTGCAAGCTGAGTACGAAAGCCGGCGCGGATTTCGTCAAGACCAGCACGGGCTACGGCAGCGCGGGCTGTACGATTGAGGACCTGAAGCTGATGCGGGCGAATACGCCGGAGACGATGCGAATTAAGGGCTCCGGCGGCATCCGGGACCTGGATACGGTCCTTTCCGCTCGGGCCGTCGGAGCAAGCCGCTGCGGTGTGAGCGCCACGGAGAAAATCATGGCCGAAGCCGAAAAGCGGTACGCGGAAGGCACACTGAAGGAAATTGACACGCTCAAGGAAATGGGCGGAGGATACTGA
- the ileS gene encoding isoleucine--tRNA ligase has protein sequence MYNKVATDMNFVSREQAIAKLWNEKDIIRKSYHHRDGSERFTFFDGPPTANGKPHIGHIETRVIKDLIPRYQTMKGKSVLRKAGWDTHGLPVELEVEKALGLDGKPQIEQYGIEPFIAECKKSVWKYLHEWEKMSEQVGYWVDMEHPYITYDNKYIESEWWSLKQIHEKGLLYQGHKIVPYCPRCGTALSSHEVAQGYKNVKETSAFVRFAVKGEENTYLLAWTTTPWTLPSNLALCVNPRDTYCKFTAPDGKKYIMAKALTDKVFEGQELTFEAEYVGTDLKGMEYEPLYRFVEPDKKAWFVVCDDYVTMEDGTGIVHIAPAFGEDDNRVCRENGVPFVNLVNTQGKFIEETTWAGTFVKDADPLILQDLKDRGLLFAAVPFAHDYPFCWRCDTPLLYYARPTWFIRMTALRDNLVRNNRTINWMPDNIKEGRMGNFLENVIDWGLSRERYWGTPLPVWKCEEGHLHVIGSIEELRKMAIKDPGPDIELHRPFIDAVTIRCPECGKEMHRVKEVIDCWYDSGSMPFAQWHYPFEHKEEFEANFPADFISEAIDQTRGWFYTLEAISTLLFDRAPFKNCIVLGHVQDAEGRKMSKHLGNVVDPFVMLDKFGADALRWYFYTTSAPWLPSRFSEEAVQEGQRKFMATLQNTYAFFAMYAQIDGFDPLAHPLEKTELTLMDRWILSKLNTLISQVDDDLANYRVTESANKLAAFVDELSNWYVRRGRERFWGKGMGGDKEAAFATLYHVLVTLSKLCAPFIPFLAEEIYQNLVVNNVPGAPESVHLCDFPVADKAAVNPDIEEQMDALVEAIQLGRACRNTANLKVRQPVQKLYVKGAKFEKAYQELCEDELNVKEVVFTDDARAFTTYQLKPQMRTLGPKYGKLLGKIGQHLAGMDGNDVVDAFNRGEEVSFMIDDTEVKLNKDDVLTTPMNKPGFIAAEDRGVTVVLDTNLSDELIREGYAREVISKVQTMRKDAGFEVTDRISLYYEGDDELAAALETYGEMIGRTTLATSMTRGTAPEGSVSQKWDINGKKAELGIAKA, from the coding sequence ATGTACAATAAAGTTGCGACAGATATGAATTTTGTGTCCCGGGAGCAGGCAATCGCGAAGCTGTGGAATGAGAAGGATATCATCCGCAAGAGCTATCATCACCGGGACGGCAGTGAACGTTTCACCTTCTTTGACGGACCGCCTACCGCGAACGGCAAACCCCATATCGGCCATATCGAGACCCGCGTGATCAAGGACCTGATCCCGCGATACCAGACCATGAAAGGCAAGAGCGTGCTGCGCAAGGCCGGCTGGGATACCCATGGCCTGCCGGTGGAGCTGGAAGTGGAAAAGGCCCTGGGCCTGGACGGCAAGCCCCAGATCGAGCAGTACGGTATCGAGCCCTTCATTGCTGAATGCAAGAAGAGCGTGTGGAAGTACCTGCATGAGTGGGAAAAGATGTCCGAGCAGGTCGGCTACTGGGTGGATATGGAGCATCCCTATATCACCTATGACAACAAATATATCGAATCCGAGTGGTGGAGCCTGAAGCAGATCCATGAAAAGGGACTTCTGTACCAGGGCCACAAGATCGTTCCTTACTGCCCCCGCTGCGGAACCGCCCTGTCCAGCCACGAAGTGGCCCAGGGCTACAAGAACGTGAAGGAAACTTCCGCGTTTGTCCGCTTCGCCGTGAAGGGTGAGGAGAATACCTATCTGCTGGCCTGGACCACCACCCCGTGGACCCTGCCGAGCAACCTGGCGCTGTGCGTGAACCCCCGCGATACCTACTGCAAGTTCACCGCGCCGGACGGTAAGAAATACATCATGGCCAAGGCCCTGACCGACAAGGTTTTCGAGGGCCAGGAGCTGACCTTTGAAGCCGAGTATGTCGGCACGGACCTGAAGGGTATGGAGTATGAGCCCCTGTACCGCTTCGTGGAGCCGGACAAGAAAGCCTGGTTCGTGGTCTGCGATGACTACGTCACCATGGAAGACGGTACCGGTATCGTTCATATTGCTCCCGCCTTCGGTGAAGACGACAACCGGGTCTGCCGCGAGAACGGCGTGCCCTTTGTGAACCTGGTCAATACCCAGGGTAAGTTCATCGAGGAGACTACCTGGGCCGGCACCTTCGTGAAGGACGCGGATCCCCTGATCCTGCAGGACCTGAAGGACCGCGGACTGCTGTTCGCGGCTGTGCCCTTCGCCCATGACTATCCCTTCTGCTGGCGCTGCGACACGCCCCTGCTGTACTACGCACGGCCGACCTGGTTCATCAGGATGACCGCGCTGCGGGATAACCTGGTGCGCAACAACCGGACCATCAACTGGATGCCGGACAACATCAAGGAAGGCCGTATGGGCAACTTCCTGGAGAACGTCATCGACTGGGGCCTGAGCCGTGAGCGCTACTGGGGAACGCCCCTGCCGGTATGGAAGTGCGAAGAAGGCCACCTGCACGTGATCGGTTCCATCGAGGAACTGCGCAAGATGGCCATCAAGGATCCGGGTCCGGATATCGAACTGCACCGTCCCTTTATCGACGCTGTGACGATCCGCTGCCCCGAGTGCGGCAAGGAAATGCACCGGGTGAAGGAAGTTATCGACTGCTGGTACGATTCCGGCTCCATGCCCTTCGCCCAGTGGCACTATCCCTTTGAACACAAGGAAGAGTTCGAAGCGAACTTCCCTGCGGACTTCATCTCCGAAGCTATCGACCAGACCCGCGGATGGTTCTACACCCTGGAAGCCATCTCCACTCTGCTGTTTGACCGGGCTCCCTTCAAAAACTGTATCGTGCTGGGTCACGTACAGGATGCTGAAGGCCGCAAGATGTCCAAGCACCTGGGCAACGTGGTGGATCCCTTCGTGATGCTGGATAAGTTCGGTGCCGACGCCCTGCGCTGGTACTTCTACACGACTTCCGCCCCGTGGCTGCCCAGCCGCTTCAGTGAGGAAGCGGTACAGGAAGGCCAGCGGAAGTTCATGGCCACCCTGCAGAACACCTACGCCTTCTTTGCCATGTATGCCCAGATCGACGGATTTGATCCGCTGGCGCATCCGCTGGAAAAGACGGAACTGACACTGATGGACCGCTGGATCCTGTCCAAGCTGAACACCCTGATCAGCCAGGTGGACGATGACCTGGCCAACTACCGGGTGACCGAGAGCGCCAACAAGCTGGCCGCCTTCGTGGACGAGCTGAGCAACTGGTACGTGCGCCGGGGCCGTGAACGGTTCTGGGGCAAGGGCATGGGCGGAGACAAGGAAGCCGCTTTCGCCACGCTGTATCATGTGCTGGTGACCCTGAGCAAGCTGTGCGCGCCCTTCATTCCGTTCCTGGCAGAGGAGATCTACCAGAACCTGGTGGTGAACAACGTGCCCGGCGCTCCGGAAAGCGTACACCTGTGTGACTTCCCGGTGGCTGACAAGGCTGCTGTGAATCCCGATATCGAAGAGCAGATGGACGCCCTGGTGGAAGCCATCCAGCTGGGCCGCGCCTGCCGCAACACCGCGAACCTGAAGGTCCGCCAGCCCGTGCAGAAGCTGTACGTCAAGGGCGCCAAGTTCGAAAAGGCCTACCAGGAGCTGTGCGAGGACGAACTGAACGTGAAGGAAGTCGTCTTCACCGATGACGCCCGCGCCTTTACCACCTACCAGCTGAAGCCGCAGATGCGGACCCTGGGACCGAAGTACGGCAAGCTGCTTGGTAAGATCGGCCAGCACCTGGCCGGCATGGACGGCAATGACGTGGTGGATGCCTTCAACCGCGGCGAGGAAGTTTCCTTCATGATCGATGACACCGAAGTGAAGCTGAACAAGGACGACGTGCTGACCACGCCCATGAACAAGCCCGGCTTCATCGCGGCGGAAGACCGCGGCGTGACCGTTGTGCTGGATACGAACCTGAGTGATGAGCTCATCCGCGAAGGCTATGCCCGCGAGGTGATCTCCAAGGTGCAGACCATGCGCAAGGACGCCGGCTTTGAGGTGACCGACCGCATCAGCCTGTATTACGAAGGCGATGACGAGCTGGCTGCCGCGCTGGAAACCTATGGTGAAATGATCGGACGCACCACACTGGCCACCTCCATGACACGGGGAACCGCGCCGGAAGGCAGCGTAAGCCAGAAGTGGGATATCAACGGCAAGAAAGCCGAACTGGGGATCGCAAAAGCATGA